The following are from one region of the Paenibacillus sabinae T27 genome:
- a CDS encoding glycosyltransferase family 39 protein encodes MKFIRKMGSDPVLLAILLLAAFLYGYGIWNDKYVNLYYTSAVGSMLQSWHNFFYASLDSAGSVTVDKPPVVFWIQTLFAWVLGLKGWSVILPQALAGVGSVLLIYLLVKPTFGKTAARFGALAMALTPVAAAVSRTNNIDAMLVFTLLLAAWFLFRGTRSGNFGSLIAAFALIGVAFNEKMLQAYMVVPAFYLFYWLAYKINWKKKTGILAACTAVMLVISVSWAVIVDSIPASERPFIGSSTTNSVMKLAFGYNGVSRLTGDRNNGGGSFPRGMNGEMPAWNGAMPGMNGGTDGTSGASVNPNGNGTGAQGAGPASGMQDGTSGASVNPNGNGAGAQGAGPASGVQDGTSADDGRQGRGMAGQFPGNGTDDGGRRAFGQMGDGRGGMGGGMFNTGTAGPLRLFQLELSGQASWLIPFILFGCIAIFANLRRRHFTQQHKEAIFWLAWLLPVAGFFSIAGFFHQYYLIMMGPPIAALAGVGYVKMRDLYRGHSGWLSWLLPAAVLATAVFQWYILHPYNATIGAGWSIGVLAAGIVLAAALAIPKIGGKPIARFVAAAGLLVLLIGPLYWSLTPIAYGLNSMTPAAGPDSREGMGGGMRDGMGMNAVAQAQGAPGGTAPDGAGTPDGANAQDGTGTPSGDGTGDSRSAGGQFGFDRNGGESVDESLVAYLKEHNTGEQYLFATMNYSTGGPYIIEGNKVVILNGFSGSDVVYTTDSLAALVKSGQVKYFYVSGGGMGGGREGNSSLTTWITENCTEIPASEWQGTGGTASGTLYEVTLN; translated from the coding sequence ATGAAATTTATCAGGAAAATGGGGTCTGATCCCGTTCTTTTGGCCATATTGCTGCTGGCGGCATTTTTGTACGGCTACGGGATCTGGAACGACAAGTACGTGAATTTGTACTATACAAGCGCGGTAGGGAGTATGCTGCAGAGCTGGCATAACTTCTTTTATGCCTCGCTGGACTCGGCAGGATCGGTGACGGTGGATAAGCCTCCGGTTGTGTTCTGGATACAGACGCTGTTCGCGTGGGTGCTCGGACTTAAGGGTTGGAGCGTGATCCTTCCCCAGGCGCTGGCCGGAGTGGGCTCGGTCCTGTTGATCTACCTGCTTGTAAAGCCCACCTTTGGCAAAACGGCGGCCCGGTTCGGCGCTCTGGCGATGGCGCTCACGCCGGTGGCGGCGGCCGTCAGCAGAACGAATAATATTGATGCCATGCTGGTGTTCACATTGCTGCTGGCGGCGTGGTTTTTGTTCAGGGGCACGAGAAGCGGCAACTTTGGCAGTCTGATCGCCGCGTTCGCTTTAATCGGCGTGGCGTTCAACGAGAAGATGCTGCAGGCATATATGGTGGTTCCGGCTTTCTATCTTTTTTATTGGCTGGCCTATAAGATTAATTGGAAGAAAAAAACAGGCATCCTGGCGGCATGCACCGCCGTTATGCTGGTCATCTCCGTGTCCTGGGCGGTAATCGTTGATTCGATTCCTGCGAGTGAGCGCCCTTTTATCGGCAGCAGCACGACCAACTCGGTCATGAAGCTGGCCTTCGGTTATAACGGCGTGTCGCGTCTGACCGGCGACCGCAACAATGGCGGCGGAAGCTTCCCGCGCGGCATGAATGGCGAGATGCCTGCATGGAACGGCGCCATGCCGGGAATGAACGGCGGCACGGACGGAACCTCAGGGGCCTCGGTGAACCCGAACGGGAACGGCACGGGCGCTCAAGGGGCAGGCCCCGCGTCCGGTATGCAGGACGGCACCTCGGGCGCCTCGGTGAACCCGAACGGGAACGGCGCGGGCGCTCAAGGGGCAGGCCCCGCATCCGGCGTGCAGGACGGAACCTCGGCGGACGATGGCCGTCAAGGTAGAGGAATGGCCGGGCAATTCCCGGGGAATGGGACGGATGACGGCGGCCGGCGGGCGTTCGGTCAGATGGGGGATGGCCGCGGAGGTATGGGCGGCGGGATGTTCAATACCGGCACGGCGGGGCCGCTGCGTCTGTTCCAGTTGGAGCTGTCGGGACAGGCCAGTTGGCTGATTCCTTTCATCCTCTTTGGCTGCATCGCCATCTTCGCTAATCTTCGCAGAAGACATTTCACTCAGCAGCATAAAGAAGCTATTTTTTGGCTGGCGTGGCTGCTGCCGGTTGCGGGATTTTTCAGCATCGCGGGCTTCTTTCACCAATACTATCTCATTATGATGGGTCCTCCGATCGCGGCGCTGGCCGGGGTGGGCTACGTCAAAATGCGGGATCTGTACCGCGGCCATTCGGGTTGGCTCTCCTGGCTGCTTCCGGCGGCGGTGCTGGCAACGGCAGTATTCCAATGGTACATTCTGCATCCGTATAACGCGACCATCGGGGCCGGCTGGTCCATCGGCGTGCTGGCCGCGGGCATTGTTCTTGCGGCGGCCCTGGCGATCCCTAAGATCGGCGGAAAGCCGATCGCCCGGTTCGTGGCGGCCGCAGGACTGCTCGTGCTTCTGATCGGCCCGCTGTACTGGTCGCTTACGCCGATCGCCTACGGCCTGAACAGCATGACCCCGGCAGCGGGGCCGGACAGCCGCGAAGGCATGGGCGGCGGAATGAGAGACGGCATGGGCATGAACGCAGTCGCCCAGGCCCAGGGCGCACCCGGCGGAACGGCCCCGGATGGAGCGGGTACCCCGGACGGCGCTAATGCCCAGGACGGAACGGGTACCCCAAGCGGTGACGGCACCGGGGACAGCCGCAGTGCCGGCGGCCAGTTCGGGTTCGACCGGAACGGCGGCGAGAGCGTCGATGAATCGCTGGTGGCCTATCTGAAAGAGCATAACACCGGTGAGCAATATCTGTTCGCCACGATGAATTACAGCACGGGCGGCCCGTACATCATCGAAGGCAACAAGGTTGTCATTCTCAACGGCTTCTCCGGCTCAGATGTGGTCTACACGACGGACAGCCTTGCGGCGCTGGTGAAGAGCGGCCAGGTCAAATACTTCTATGTCTCCGGCGGCGGCATGGGCGGCGGACGCGAGGGGAACTCGAGCCTTACGACATGGATCACCGAGAACTGCACGGAAATTCCGGCCTCGGAGTGGCAGGGTACAGGCGGCACAGCAAGCGGCACGCTCTACGAGGTTACCCTGAACTGA
- a CDS encoding glycosyltransferase family 2 protein, with protein MNTNVRYSVIIPMYNEEAVIQETYRRIKKVMDTTNEPYELIFVNDGSADNCAQMIEEYSCWDESVKLIDLSRNFGHQIAITAGMDYALGDAVIIIDADLQDPPELILQMIGEWKNGYEVVYAKRVKRNGETFFKKWTASLFYRVLAYSTDINIPVDTGDFRLIDRKVCDELKRLPEKNRFVRGLVSWVGFRQKAIEYERDERLAGETKYPLKRMIKLSLDGITSFSYKPLKLAGFLGALLSASGFLYLLYVLYLAIFTDSAVKGWASVIGITLTFNGFILLMLGILGEYVGRIYDESKGRPLYIVQEVYPGKKKPQPVGLKTAQYESK; from the coding sequence ATGAATACCAACGTGCGCTATTCCGTAATTATTCCGATGTACAACGAGGAAGCAGTGATTCAGGAGACCTACCGGCGGATCAAAAAAGTGATGGACACCACGAATGAGCCGTATGAGCTGATCTTTGTCAATGACGGCAGCGCCGACAACTGCGCGCAGATGATCGAGGAGTACAGCTGCTGGGACGAGAGCGTGAAGCTGATCGACCTCTCCCGCAACTTCGGCCACCAGATCGCCATTACCGCAGGGATGGACTACGCCCTCGGGGATGCGGTTATCATTATCGACGCGGATTTGCAGGACCCGCCTGAATTGATTTTGCAGATGATCGGGGAATGGAAGAACGGCTATGAGGTGGTGTACGCCAAACGGGTGAAGCGAAACGGCGAGACATTTTTCAAAAAATGGACAGCAAGTCTGTTCTACCGGGTGCTCGCCTATTCGACCGACATCAACATTCCGGTGGATACGGGGGATTTTCGTCTGATCGACCGCAAGGTATGCGATGAGCTGAAGCGCCTGCCGGAAAAAAACCGGTTCGTGCGGGGGCTGGTCAGCTGGGTGGGCTTCCGCCAGAAGGCGATTGAATATGAACGCGACGAGCGGCTGGCCGGAGAGACGAAATATCCGCTGAAGCGGATGATCAAGCTGTCGCTGGACGGAATCACTTCTTTTTCATACAAGCCGCTGAAGCTGGCCGGATTCCTTGGCGCTCTGCTGTCGGCGTCGGGGTTTCTGTATCTGCTGTACGTGCTCTATCTGGCCATTTTTACCGATTCCGCCGTCAAGGGCTGGGCTTCGGTCATCGGAATTACCCTGACCTTCAACGGCTTCATCCTTCTGATGCTCGGCATTCTGGGCGAATACGTCGGCCGCATCTACGATGAGTCCAAAGGACGCCCGCTGTACATTGTGCAGGAGGTATACCCGGGGAAAAAGAAGCCGCAGCCGGTTGGTTTAAAAACGGCACAGTATGAGTCGAAGTAA
- a CDS encoding MATE family efflux transporter: MDAENLYYFEKAPVAKAVAHFAVPMMLGTSMNVIYSILNAYFLGTLHNTAMLTALALTLPLFAIIMALGNLIGMGSGTFISRLLGEKRYDDVKHVSSFAFYSSLVLGLILMAVGLPLIELIVHGLGATPDSFEFTKDYVTVMLIGSPFVVLFFTLENIVRSEGAAITSMIGMILSVVVNIILDALVIFVFQWDVIGVASATVISNLVASVYYAFHMGYKSQFLTVSVKWFKATKDILGNVFKIGVPVFIMSIFLGAMSLIFNHFLVEYGDSAVAAYGISSRLLQFPEFILMGLCEGVVPLIAFSFTADKLRMKHTIGFTSKAIVVLAAVFGIVVYLISDHLIGLFTNDPQLIEMGSYILHVTFLSLFITGMTTLFTGIFQATAQGTAAFIMSIIQGITLIPVLYIANHMNGFHGVVWSLVIADAVAFLVCAVMLYVLRNKLKPELDSLVQ; this comes from the coding sequence ATGGATGCAGAAAACCTCTATTACTTTGAAAAAGCACCGGTCGCAAAGGCCGTAGCTCATTTCGCTGTACCGATGATGCTAGGCACATCAATGAATGTCATATACTCCATCTTGAATGCCTATTTCCTTGGTACACTCCATAATACTGCTATGTTAACCGCACTCGCACTAACCTTGCCGCTATTCGCAATCATTATGGCGCTGGGCAACTTGATTGGCATGGGCAGCGGCACATTCATCTCCCGTTTGCTGGGAGAGAAGAGATATGATGATGTAAAGCATGTATCTTCATTCGCTTTTTACAGCAGTTTAGTTCTCGGACTTATCCTGATGGCCGTGGGTCTCCCGTTGATCGAACTAATCGTACACGGCCTGGGGGCAACGCCTGACTCCTTCGAATTCACGAAGGACTATGTCACGGTTATGCTTATCGGTTCACCATTCGTCGTATTATTCTTCACGCTGGAGAATATCGTGCGCTCAGAGGGTGCAGCCATCACGTCTATGATCGGTATGATTCTCAGTGTTGTTGTAAATATCATTCTCGATGCGCTCGTCATCTTCGTGTTCCAATGGGACGTGATCGGCGTTGCGTCGGCTACGGTCATTTCTAACTTGGTTGCGAGTGTATACTACGCCTTCCATATGGGGTATAAGAGCCAATTCTTAACGGTCTCCGTAAAATGGTTCAAGGCTACCAAGGACATTCTGGGCAATGTATTCAAAATCGGGGTTCCCGTCTTTATTATGAGCATCTTTTTGGGCGCAATGTCGCTCATCTTTAACCATTTCCTTGTCGAATATGGGGATTCGGCCGTAGCGGCTTACGGAATTTCATCACGTTTATTGCAGTTTCCTGAGTTTATTCTGATGGGTTTATGCGAGGGAGTTGTGCCGCTTATTGCCTTCTCTTTTACAGCGGATAAATTGCGCATGAAGCATACCATTGGATTTACGAGTAAAGCAATCGTGGTGTTAGCAGCCGTATTCGGCATTGTCGTCTATTTGATTTCCGACCATTTAATTGGTCTTTTTACAAATGACCCGCAATTAATTGAAATGGGCAGCTACATTCTGCATGTAACGTTCTTATCCTTGTTCATTACAGGGATGACCACATTGTTTACGGGGATCTTCCAAGCCACAGCGCAAGGAACGGCCGCGTTTATCATGTCAATTATTCAAGGAATTACGCTGATTCCTGTGCTTTATATCGCCAATCACATGAACGGCTTCCACGGGGTGGTCTGGTCGCTTGTCATTGCGGATGCCGTCGCCTTCCTTGTCTGTGCCGTCATGCTGTATGTTCTGCGGAACAAATTGAAGCCGGAATTGGATAGTTTAGTACAGTAG
- a CDS encoding TetR/AcrR family transcriptional regulator gives MKKQQPQISEDRILEASWELLGEEDIEKFSMRRLADRLGIQAPSLYWYFKSKQNLYQRLANQVSKVILEEFHSEGDWKEQLTGLAVTVRSVLSRYPCSTQLMMMTLPHEPDIIRFTNRMLLCVESTPLEQAQKMQVVTTLVNYVFYFVLDDYQHERNVSAILKDQGAPPGEEMIRLLDSMSETDAGLFRRMFTNGLFELMGTDGAFEFGLKLILLGIEQVIKEQEK, from the coding sequence ATGAAAAAGCAACAGCCTCAAATTTCGGAGGACAGGATTCTGGAAGCCTCATGGGAGCTTCTCGGAGAGGAGGACATTGAGAAATTCAGCATGAGACGATTGGCCGACAGGCTGGGGATTCAGGCTCCCTCCCTGTACTGGTACTTCAAGAGTAAACAAAATCTTTACCAGCGCCTGGCCAATCAGGTATCGAAGGTGATCCTGGAGGAGTTCCACTCCGAGGGGGATTGGAAGGAGCAACTGACAGGGCTTGCCGTAACAGTACGGAGCGTGCTCAGCCGATATCCCTGCTCCACTCAGCTCATGATGATGACGCTGCCCCACGAACCGGACATCATCCGGTTCACCAACCGTATGCTGCTCTGCGTGGAATCGACTCCGCTTGAGCAAGCGCAGAAAATGCAAGTGGTGACTACGCTTGTGAACTATGTTTTCTACTTCGTTCTGGACGATTATCAGCATGAGCGCAATGTCTCCGCGATCCTTAAGGACCAGGGAGCGCCTCCGGGTGAGGAGATGATTCGCCTTCTGGACTCCATGAGCGAGACGGATGCGGGACTGTTTCGGAGGATGTTCACGAACGGGCTGTTCGAGCTGATGGGGACCGACGGGGCATTTGAGTTCGGCTTGAAGCTGATTCTGCTCGGGATTGAGCAAGTGATCAAGGAGCAGGAGAAGTAG
- a CDS encoding RNA-guided endonuclease TnpB family protein, whose amino-acid sequence MKVVKTLKHSITSHHRMLDATLHVYQEALSFLITVIQEQFKALESLSTQAVVTAVERLTHRTELNPNPLYAEFDQRFYKFPSYFRRSAIAEAFGIVKSHHSRFQLWQAERQHAQQEGKCFSKKPPILQAQHQAFPCLYKGNMFIRTSDTTANIKVFHQGDWVWLPITFKGQDLFKRNVWSMKECSPTLVRKGKRYALHIAYKGDVKLTQTEHSKQRVCAVDLGLTNSAVCSVMDASGTVLARTFINQAKEKDRMRQITGKLKQAQRKSGIGAKPNFWRRINGLQTHIVHDTAHRILAFAQKHRADVIVMEYLGKMRLPKGTWGAKRLRAKLQFWAKRRIQAKVTEMAHFLGMRVSMVNPANTSAFAFDGSGFVQRNTKRDVAVFATGKTYHADLNASYNIGARYVLRSIQKSTSEKTWLSLEAKDPSLAKRSYWTLASLIRVQQALSL is encoded by the coding sequence ATGAAGGTGGTCAAAACACTCAAACATTCGATTACGTCTCATCACCGCATGCTAGATGCGACTCTCCATGTGTATCAGGAGGCGCTGTCCTTCTTGATTACGGTCATTCAAGAGCAGTTTAAAGCCTTGGAATCGTTATCCACTCAAGCGGTTGTGACGGCGGTAGAACGGCTGACTCACCGTACCGAGCTCAATCCGAATCCGCTCTACGCCGAGTTTGATCAACGCTTTTATAAGTTTCCTTCGTACTTCCGCAGAAGTGCTATTGCCGAAGCGTTTGGCATTGTGAAAAGCCATCATTCCCGTTTTCAGCTTTGGCAAGCCGAGCGGCAACACGCCCAGCAAGAAGGGAAATGCTTTTCGAAGAAACCTCCGATACTCCAAGCCCAGCATCAAGCGTTCCCTTGCTTGTACAAAGGAAATATGTTCATTCGAACCTCTGATACGACAGCCAACATCAAGGTGTTTCATCAAGGTGACTGGGTCTGGCTCCCCATTACCTTTAAGGGGCAAGACCTATTTAAACGTAACGTGTGGAGCATGAAAGAATGCAGCCCCACATTGGTTCGGAAAGGAAAACGCTATGCCCTTCATATCGCCTATAAGGGGGATGTGAAGTTGACTCAGACGGAACATTCCAAGCAGCGGGTGTGTGCCGTAGATTTGGGGTTAACGAATTCCGCAGTCTGTTCCGTGATGGACGCAAGCGGCACTGTCTTGGCGAGGACATTTATCAACCAAGCCAAAGAGAAAGACCGGATGCGCCAAATCACAGGCAAACTGAAGCAAGCCCAGCGAAAATCCGGTATAGGTGCAAAACCGAATTTCTGGCGGCGGATAAATGGCTTACAGACGCATATCGTCCACGATACCGCACATCGAATCCTCGCGTTTGCCCAAAAGCACCGCGCAGATGTCATTGTCATGGAGTATTTAGGGAAGATGCGTCTGCCTAAAGGAACGTGGGGAGCCAAGCGACTTCGTGCCAAACTCCAGTTTTGGGCCAAACGGCGCATCCAAGCGAAAGTGACCGAAATGGCGCATTTCTTGGGGATGCGGGTTTCCATGGTCAATCCTGCAAATACAAGTGCGTTTGCTTTTGACGGAAGTGGATTTGTACAACGCAACACAAAGCGTGATGTTGCTGTATTCGCAACAGGCAAAACGTATCACGCGGACCTCAATGCCTCGTATAACATCGGCGCACGATACGTGCTACGCAGTATACAAAAATCCACATCTGAAAAGACGTGGTTGTCCTTGGAGGCCAAAGACCCTTCATTGGCAAAACGATCGTATTGGACGTTGGCTTCCCTCATTAGGGTGCAACAGGCACTGAGTCTTTAG
- a CDS encoding alpha/beta fold hydrolase: protein MFPYHPQGYPFPYFNYQRVPHGYYYPPYSEGGWGWWHGALESDESRRLPEQQRLTFVLVHGSWADAHFWDGIAVVLRSQGHAVYTPEYAGHGTDPNKNVTHAMITKSVVDFIIKLNLREIVLVGHSFGGSVIQKVAEQVPDRIKRLVFWDAFVLKDSESVADELPPPTRQGFEQLRAGSKDDTIMLPFPLFRDLFVNTATLEEAKRFYTSVSPEPAKPLFEKLDLKAFYMLPTPKSYVYFYQDNVLPQGEGFGWNPHMSTRLGQFRLIVGDGDHFTDTRTRPDMVAKKLYEAGRD, encoded by the coding sequence ATGTTTCCTTATCACCCGCAAGGTTATCCATTTCCATATTTTAATTACCAGCGTGTGCCTCACGGTTATTATTATCCCCCTTATAGCGAAGGAGGATGGGGCTGGTGGCATGGCGCACTCGAATCGGACGAAAGCCGCCGGCTGCCTGAGCAGCAGCGGCTTACATTCGTGCTTGTGCATGGCTCTTGGGCCGACGCTCACTTCTGGGACGGCATAGCGGTGGTGCTGCGCAGTCAAGGGCATGCCGTCTATACGCCGGAATACGCAGGTCACGGCACAGATCCGAACAAAAATGTCACGCATGCGATGATCACGAAGTCCGTCGTCGACTTTATAATTAAGCTGAACCTGCGAGAAATCGTTCTCGTTGGGCACAGCTTCGGTGGATCAGTCATCCAGAAGGTTGCCGAACAAGTACCAGACCGCATCAAGCGCCTCGTTTTCTGGGACGCGTTCGTACTGAAAGACAGCGAGTCCGTTGCGGATGAGTTACCGCCTCCAACGAGGCAAGGCTTCGAGCAGCTTAGAGCTGGATCGAAGGACGATACAATCATGCTTCCGTTTCCGCTGTTTCGGGATTTATTCGTCAATACGGCAACCTTGGAGGAAGCCAAACGGTTTTATACGAGTGTCAGTCCGGAACCGGCGAAACCACTTTTCGAGAAGCTGGATCTTAAAGCGTTCTATATGCTGCCTACGCCCAAAAGCTATGTCTATTTCTACCAAGACAATGTATTGCCACAAGGAGAGGGCTTCGGCTGGAATCCGCATATGTCCACACGACTCGGCCAATTTCGCTTGATTGTCGGCGACGGAGACCACTTCACGGATACACGCACAAGGCCGGACATGGTGGCGAAGAAGTTGTACGAGGCGGGACGGGATTGA
- a CDS encoding cache domain-containing sensor histidine kinase, producing the protein MKSSIRNRLLVMLLVCIIVPYFISVLAIYFHTKEKVEQHEYRISEVQLQKGSEELGQYFQDMVNLPYILYLNPGLFRIFERGFDKEIYSNQLEVDKWFQAFYLMRREIHQVRFFIVKDGDSFTVYDAKVSARKKQPDLSESPPIRQLIKSGSNFLIEPPHLIRNYNGAAVMPMSDRTLVLTIHHKIKNILSNEFLGVVTMDIDLSRLSTICSRFLKEGELVILTDGSGAVVYSTEQTLIGTKWRPGSGLSLTSGRSGDITMSKPLPGEFGDWHLIKVTSSDNLYRDVRQTAYISAFFGVAVVILGLIMVHFISNKITRPIQLLSKKVRKIEGGHTNIWFNDTGRDEIGHLERHIKEMMERINLYIDREYRLELENKTNQYRAIQSQINPHFLHNALQSIGAVALRSQTPQIYQLVTSLSKMMRYTIRMDNWASIRSEVDYVKAYLDLQKERFRVELRHSISIEDSIMDMSVPVMILQPLVENFFKHCFEEGHYGSHLSIRGWLDDGDVKLVVANDGPGLSLEELNELRRILHSVGHDAASPNNRIGLKNIHDRLILNYGSRGGLEVDSNPGGGFTVLITIPTQSKEDDNHESSYCG; encoded by the coding sequence ATGAAAAGCAGCATCCGTAACCGCTTATTGGTCATGCTTCTCGTATGTATTATTGTGCCCTATTTCATTTCGGTACTGGCTATCTATTTTCATACCAAAGAAAAGGTAGAGCAGCACGAATATCGGATCAGCGAGGTTCAGCTTCAAAAGGGCAGTGAAGAGCTCGGACAATATTTTCAGGATATGGTGAATTTACCGTATATTTTATACCTTAATCCAGGTTTATTCCGGATATTCGAAAGAGGCTTTGACAAAGAAATTTACTCCAACCAGCTTGAAGTTGATAAATGGTTTCAAGCCTTTTATCTGATGCGCAGAGAAATTCATCAAGTTCGGTTTTTTATCGTAAAAGACGGGGATTCTTTTACCGTTTACGATGCTAAGGTGAGTGCCCGTAAGAAGCAGCCTGATCTATCAGAAAGTCCTCCCATTCGGCAGCTGATTAAATCCGGCTCCAATTTTTTGATTGAACCGCCGCATTTGATCCGGAATTATAATGGAGCTGCCGTGATGCCAATGTCGGATCGGACGTTAGTGCTGACGATTCATCATAAAATCAAAAATATACTCTCCAACGAATTTTTAGGTGTTGTCACCATGGATATCGACTTAAGCCGCCTTTCCACCATTTGTAGCCGTTTTCTGAAGGAAGGTGAATTGGTTATCCTTACGGATGGGAGTGGAGCTGTCGTCTATTCAACCGAGCAAACGCTGATAGGTACAAAGTGGAGGCCTGGTTCCGGATTGTCTCTCACGAGTGGAAGATCGGGCGATATTACGATGTCCAAGCCGCTTCCGGGTGAGTTTGGGGATTGGCACTTGATCAAGGTGACTTCGAGCGATAACTTATACCGCGATGTGAGGCAAACGGCGTATATCAGCGCCTTTTTTGGTGTGGCTGTTGTTATTTTGGGACTTATTATGGTCCATTTTATTTCAAATAAGATCACTCGACCTATTCAATTATTAAGTAAGAAAGTCCGAAAGATTGAAGGGGGGCATACGAATATATGGTTTAATGATACCGGCCGTGATGAAATCGGTCATTTGGAGAGGCATATTAAGGAAATGATGGAACGAATCAACCTGTACATTGATAGGGAATATCGGCTCGAACTCGAGAACAAAACGAACCAATACCGTGCAATTCAATCCCAAATCAACCCGCATTTTCTGCATAATGCGTTACAATCCATCGGTGCGGTTGCCCTTCGTTCCCAAACTCCGCAAATATATCAATTAGTGACTTCCTTGTCGAAAATGATGCGGTATACGATCCGAATGGATAATTGGGCTTCGATACGCAGTGAAGTGGATTACGTGAAAGCATACTTGGACCTGCAAAAAGAACGTTTTCGGGTGGAATTGCGCCACTCCATCTCTATAGAAGATTCCATAATGGATATGTCGGTCCCGGTCATGATCTTACAGCCGCTCGTTGAGAACTTCTTCAAGCATTGCTTTGAGGAAGGGCATTACGGTTCGCATCTCAGCATTCGGGGATGGCTTGATGACGGGGATGTGAAACTGGTTGTGGCGAATGATGGACCCGGCTTGTCCCTCGAAGAGTTGAATGAACTGAGAAGGATATTACACTCAGTCGGCCATGACGCAGCATCGCCTAATAACCGGATTGGTCTGAAGAATATACATGATCGGTTAATCTTGAACTACGGTTCCCGCGGAGGCCTGGAGGTGGATTCAAATCCCGGCGGAGGATTTACCGTCCTTATTACGATTCCAACCCAATCCAAGGAGGACGATAATCATGAAAGCTCTTATTGTGGATGA
- a CDS encoding response regulator — translation MKALIVDDEFNVRDVIRYLGQWDQLGVTEIWEADNGEEAQTIIERERPEIIFADIKMPKVTGIQLLEWLNQQAYPGKVIIVSGYDDYSYMRKAIQCSSYDYLLKPVEEDVLNTVLEGAISAWNSEEAERRSDSVVAQEAERLHRNRLITAACEGDPWNEEDLARYLPKADAYDLTLLYFYHTHSADTYINRLAEEMTAQEWGNAFVLQNEDCTGLLISPRGSKFPVEQWISNHFDIPVRLAGGDPLTSLNDLPNAYQSAKKAMELQNFRTIHRLSDLDDARRMNDIVTYLEEHYTEELSLDKLANRFFLSREHICRRFKQEQGINLSNYLIQLRIEQARRWLSQTEERMYSIAVNLGYQNEKYFSKLFKKEVGMTPAQYRSLYGKQNKKKGGEIGEQSYENNVDSSDGPIACGVRGKE, via the coding sequence ATGAAAGCTCTTATTGTGGATGATGAATTCAATGTGCGTGATGTGATTCGGTATTTGGGGCAATGGGACCAACTGGGCGTGACGGAAATATGGGAAGCCGACAACGGGGAAGAGGCTCAGACCATTATTGAAAGGGAGCGGCCCGAAATCATATTTGCCGATATCAAAATGCCCAAAGTTACCGGTATCCAGCTTTTGGAGTGGTTAAACCAACAAGCCTACCCGGGAAAAGTGATTATTGTTTCGGGGTATGATGACTATTCATATATGCGGAAAGCCATCCAATGCTCCAGCTATGATTATTTACTGAAGCCGGTTGAAGAAGACGTATTAAATACGGTCTTGGAGGGTGCCATTTCTGCCTGGAACAGTGAGGAAGCCGAACGGCGAAGCGACTCTGTCGTTGCTCAAGAAGCCGAAAGGCTGCACAGGAACCGATTAATTACGGCGGCCTGCGAAGGAGACCCTTGGAATGAGGAGGACCTGGCGAGGTACCTTCCGAAGGCGGATGCCTACGATCTTACCTTGCTGTATTTTTACCATACTCACAGCGCCGATACTTACATTAATCGGCTCGCTGAGGAGATGACGGCACAGGAGTGGGGCAATGCGTTTGTTCTGCAAAATGAGGATTGCACCGGTCTGTTGATCAGTCCGCGAGGCAGCAAGTTCCCGGTAGAGCAGTGGATTTCCAACCATTTTGATATTCCCGTACGATTGGCCGGCGGCGATCCGCTAACGTCCTTGAACGATCTTCCGAATGCGTATCAATCGGCCAAAAAAGCGATGGAGCTGCAGAATTTCAGGACCATTCATCGGCTAAGCGATTTGGATGACGCGCGGCGAATGAATGACATCGTCACCTATTTGGAGGAGCATTACACGGAGGAGCTTTCTTTGGATAAATTGGCCAATCGTTTCTTTCTAAGCCGGGAGCATATTTGCCGCCGGTTTAAACAAGAGCAGGGGATCAACCTATCCAATTATTTAATCCAATTAAGAATTGAACAAGCCAGACGATGGCTTAGTCAAACGGAAGAAAGAATGTACTCGATTGCGGTGAACCTCGGGTATCAGAATGAAAAGTATTTTTCAAAATTATTTAAGAAAGAAGTAGGCATGACCCCGGCCCAATATCGCAGCCTTTACGGAAAACAAAATAAAAAGAAGGGAGGGGAGATTGGTGAACAAAGTTACGAAAATAATGTTGACAGCAGTGATGGTCCTATCGCTTGCGGCGTGCGTGGAAAGGAATGA